One segment of Oscillospiraceae bacterium MB08-C2-2 DNA contains the following:
- a CDS encoding nuclease-related domain-containing protein, producing the protein MEISPAFYAPFYRITLVGILLFLLIGIVIIIVAIVMRKRTGSTVRKVTEYRPIDQSNKRFSGQILPAPFLDKKENADEIGARGEKIAFFHSIPIYGYGKQVRNIYLPLSNGRTTEVDVVLIHTNGIFVIESKNYRGWIFGKDTDKNWTVTYSKSKRYTFYNPIMQNAAHVKKICELTGISPDKVFSVVVFARESELKKIVNQQPNTFVIRYTGLGNKLKLTMERNGEILDFQTVNRIYEQLKVYENADDETKNAHIQFVKGLSLKDKNNREDILI; encoded by the coding sequence ATGGAAATATCACCCGCTTTTTACGCACCATTTTATAGAATCACGCTTGTTGGAATACTGCTATTTTTGCTTATAGGAATTGTGATTATTATTGTTGCGATTGTTATGCGAAAAAGAACCGGGTCTACTGTAAGAAAAGTTACGGAGTATAGACCTATTGATCAAAGCAATAAGAGGTTTTCTGGTCAAATTCTACCTGCTCCCTTTTTAGATAAAAAAGAAAATGCAGATGAAATAGGTGCCAGAGGTGAAAAAATAGCGTTTTTCCACTCTATTCCCATATATGGATATGGCAAACAGGTGCGCAATATATATCTGCCCCTTTCAAATGGACGAACTACTGAAGTTGATGTTGTGCTTATACATACCAATGGTATCTTTGTTATTGAAAGTAAGAATTATAGAGGATGGATTTTTGGTAAGGATACCGATAAGAATTGGACAGTAACATATTCCAAAAGTAAAAGATATACTTTTTATAATCCCATTATGCAGAATGCAGCACATGTAAAGAAAATATGTGAGCTTACTGGAATATCTCCGGATAAGGTGTTTTCAGTGGTGGTTTTTGCTCGGGAAAGTGAACTGAAAAAAATCGTGAATCAGCAGCCCAATACCTTTGTTATTCGATATACAGGGCTGGGCAATAAATTAAAGCTGACCATGGAGCGTAATGGAGAAATACTGGATTTTCAAACTGTAAATCGCATCTATGAGCAATTGAAGGTTTATGAAAATGCGGATGATGAAACCAAGAATGCGCACATCCAGTTTGTAAAAGGGCTGTCTTTAAAAGATAAAAACAATCGTGAAGATATTTTGATATAA